The genomic window GAGAGAGTTCTTCGGCGATGAGCACGACGGGCTGAGGCACGCTGGATCCTTCGGGGCGGCGGCGCACGCGATCGCGTGCACCGCGACGGAGGGGGAGCCCGTCACAGCCTGTGGACGGGGCGCGTTCAGCCTATCGCGGGCGGATCGGCGCTCGTGACCGTGTGACGCCCTGCGACTCAGGCCCCGTAGAGCGAGGGGGATGCCGCGGCGTACGCGAGCACGTCGAGCCAGAACGCCGCCACGAACGCCAGCCCGGTGAGCATGACGGCGACGAACGGCAGCGCGCGTCGGCGCCAGCCGATCGCGAAGGCCGCCGCGAAGACGGCCGGCGGGAAGATCACCGGCAGGAGCAGCACGAACCAGCCGTAGCCGGTGAGGCCGGTCACTCCCCCGGCCTGCTGCAGCAGGAACCCCAGCGCGGTCCAGAACACGAACGCGTACAGCAGCAGGAAGCCACCGGCGACCACCGCGATCAGCCACGTCGGCAGCGCGTTGCGGCGGGTCCCGGCCTGGGCGGCGGTCACAGCGTCACCCCGGCGAGGACGAAGGGCCACGGCACCAGCAGCACCGCACCCGCTGCGAGCAGCGACAGTCGCACCCACGTGCGCGACGACCGCGTGAGCAGGAACACCGTGGCGAACCAGATGGGCGGGGCAAGCACCGCCATCCACATCGTCACCTGGAAGGCGACGGGGTCGAGGAAGAGCTGGGCGAGCAGCTGCAGACGCCCCGCGCCCAGCAGCCAGCCGAGCGACAGCAGCAGGTAGACGCCGGCGAACACTCCGACGCCCACGAGGGC from Microbacterium sp. zg-Y625 includes these protein-coding regions:
- a CDS encoding bacitracin resistance protein, with amino-acid sequence MTAAQAGTRRNALPTWLIAVVAGGFLLLYAFVFWTALGFLLQQAGGVTGLTGYGWFVLLLPVIFPPAVFAAAFAIGWRRRALPFVAVMLTGLAFVAAFWLDVLAYAAASPSLYGA
- a CDS encoding DNA polymerase III subunit gamma/tau, coding for MARPDDDALAWEGDDDPTLAVNPAAATPLPEGYRAVGRGSDSLAQPGAADSSADVSLIDDAERAPGMSNAALVGVGVFAGVYLLLSLGWLLGAGRLQLLAQLFLDPVAFQVTMWMAVLAPPIWFATVFLLTRSSRTWVRLSLLAAGAVLLVPWPFVLAGVTL